Genomic DNA from Cloeon dipterum chromosome 3, ieCloDipt1.1, whole genome shotgun sequence:
CCTCGGTGTTGCTCGACAAAGAGGCGGAATGATTTCAGCTTTGGTACAATTGACTTTGCGACATCTTTGCTTGTCATTAAATCAACTGTTAAGTCCTCCTTGCAGTAAACAGCAAAAACACCTCTATTGACGAAATGATTGAGCATGCAGAACTAAACACAATAAgtcagtaaataatttcttatgtTATTCCCTGCCCCTGTTACCTTGAACTTTTGTAGAAAACTCTGTATCGAAAAATCatagaaaaggaaaatgtcTGTGAGCATTTTAAACACAGTCCCGCCAATGCGAAAAAGGCACTTTGATGACAAGATGACCTGATTTCAAAATGGAGCAATGTAAATGATCATTGAATTGAGTGAAGAATTAAAGTTATTACCTCATTAATGAGGTGGCTTAAGAAgtctttggaatttttagtGGCAAACGTTTCCATCGCCAATCTGGACATAATTCTGTGAGGAAGGGCACTGTGCACTGTCGTTTCAGTTGTCGCCACTCCAAACACAAGAGCCACAGGAACTTCACTCTTGTACTCGCTATTGgaagtgattaaaaattaattttaactgaggAGAAAAATCACGGTTAACATACACAATACACAGAATTAACTTTACAAGCTTATAATACGGAATGGATTAGAAAAGATCCCAATGCGAGACTCTAGGAAAAGACATAAATACACATACAGTTGTGTGAGTTGTAAATCTATGGctagaaaatttgattggCATGATTTTTCAGTAagtttaactaattttaagcTAAGGAAAACGTTGCTAATTTGCtgtaatacaaatttaaagacAAGATTCTCTACCCACCTAGCTAAGTAAATAAAGTCTTCAACAACAGTGGGAGTGAAAGCTTCAAAGTCTGTCAGGACCACAACGATTGGCTTATCACTTCCTTGGTTCTTGTACCACAAGGAAATTTCACTGAAAGTACACTTAGTGGCTCTCTTTCTCAGATGAGGAGTCTCGATGTCATCAGAGTCTTCAGCTGACTCGATTTCCTGTAACAAACCATTCATATAGATAGAGCTAATAATAGATTTCAGTAGAAACCATTTCAGAGTCTCCAAACTGGCACTGGTTCAGTATTTGACCAAATAGATGCCTAGCAGTAGAACAGGTTCGAGAGGAAAGCAGAACCACATGTGGAGAAATATCCTCGATCAGCTTCTTCTCGACTGCTTCAAAAATTACTGCATGGTCGGGAAGGTTTATTCCTAAATTAAAGAAGTTCAATGACgagtttttattgaaaaggtATTAAATAACCTGTCAAAACAACAGCCGTGGGAATCTCGTTTATAGCAGTGGAAGATGTTCTTCCTAAAAATACTGACACGTTTTCCAGCAGCTGAGCGAACATATCGGTGTATAAGTTCTAAAAGCAAATAGATAcataaatgattatttatttagttcaTGTTAACTGacagttcaaaataattgactCTTGCCTGCACTTGGTCTTCTAAAGATATTAGTACACATTTGTACGCTTGGTACCAAGTTTCTTGAGAGTATCCTACGCTCTCTTCATCCCAagttttccgaattttccttGGGGAACTTTTGTTTGGTGAGCGACTTTTTCTGCCTTTGCCTCTCTTTCCTCTATACACGAACACACCCTAcgatttagaaaataatcaataacATAAGCTTATCGTTTCctattatttatgtatttttcaatttgctttcGCATAatcctaaaataaaactcaccGTTGACATAGAGGAAGTTTCCATGATGTAAAGTTGTCGTGACACGACTCGGCCTGATTTGCCccaacaatatttataacaGAAATCTCTTTAAAGGAGGACCAGAAAATATGATATCACGAAAAATGTACAGTCTTTGAAgctaatcaataaaaaataaattttatccgGTGTAAACAAATACAAAgaaaagttcaaaataaaaattggcagcGGCGGCACTCACTTCACCGAGCTCTGTTTGTGTTTGTCGGCTTTGCCGCGTATTTGAGGAGTGAGGAGACAAAACATATGATTTGGAGGTCGCGAAAGGGGCGTATCCTCGGCAAAGGACCGCGAGGCGCGATATCTCCACGCTGAACAAGCTACAGGCAATGACCGATGAACGatgaatataatattatggCAAAGGTTTTTTTAGTACAATGACAAGGGTTATTGACCTAAATAAATGCCGCCTATCGTCAACTTTTCTAGATtcaaaagtgattttattgcggatcagcagagcaactatgctccacacctccccacattcagaacatcagattatcattattttcacAGAATATCTCAATGTTAATCGGAATTGTTGGCTTGAATTTATGGGATAATAACTccactttttttaaagtgcTCGATCGTCTTACTCAAGTTCAATTTatagcagaaattaaaattgtggttATAATTAACTGTAAGTTAAAACCATCAACAATTAggatcaatttttataaataattattatggaGCACTACTTATCCCTATCACCACATAATTATATGTATAGCGCAAACGGAACACATATTAGtcacattttaatattgactGACCCGCGTGGATTATTAAAGCATAATTAAAACCACAAGACCACAAGAATTTAACTATCAGGGCTAGGCATGGGTATTAGGCGGTTTTTGCGGAtccatttttttgcgtttttttagTTTCCCGCATTTTTGGTAtccgtgaaaaatattacattcaaaaaatgtaaacaaaaaaaaactcaaaaacaCAACAGTACCCATTCCCTCTCCATTTTTAGGGCATTGAATTAGTTCATTATATAACCATAACTACCACAAGGTGCAAAAAAAACCGCACAAAACTGGTAAATACAGCAAAAAACACACTGCACTGCAAGTTTGGGAATCTCCCCGGGAGATACCCAGCCCtgataattacaaataaagcgcgcaataaaaatacacttcATAAAAACCAACTTAAGAgtgcatataataataatataccaAGAAGTA
This window encodes:
- the Orc3 gene encoding origin recognition complex subunit 3 produces the protein METSSMSTGVFVYRGKRGKGRKSRSPNKSSPRKIRKTWDEESVGYSQETWYQAYKCVLISLEDQVQNLYTDMFAQLLENVSVFLGRTSSTAINEIPTAVVLTGINLPDHAVIFEAVEKKLIEDISPHVVLLSSRTCSTARHLFGQILNQCQFGDSEMEIESAEDSDDIETPHLRKRATKCTFSEISLWYKNQGSDKPIVVVLTDFEAFTPTVVEDFIYLASEYKSEVPVALVFGVATTETTVHSALPHRIMSRLAMETFATKNSKDFLSHLINEVILSSKCLFRIGGTVFKMLTDIFLFYDFSIQSFLQKFKFCMLNHFVNRGVFAVYCKEDLTVDLMTSKDVAKSIVPKLKSFRLFVEQHRGQEKLDLLTNDDHIKETIKRLENELLDHFDYFLVGLKCLHEMTASLPQHPLGRQVSDLYFEAVSKKIWEMPEYLKCASLWKHLSGTELEEQLDRMLLILEGASNELAGLNEWIADITTVNAKLKRIFTGQRSASCSPKKQSKSADLSGLSRTELQQQLKELSKSSPVQNKFELVRNEALELVDKMFRSLLRPPREMPLHELMLFDDLELAKKELMGNSRLALNKALFNPHHYLKCKCCEQKYEEGISTSFPDVCISYHLHLEFMKHINLYDWLQSFNLIVERNAKEEEDSSVSTETQARFTQSIADMQFLGFIKPTSRKADHVLRLTWGNNCA